A stretch of the Macrobrachium nipponense isolate FS-2020 chromosome 23, ASM1510439v2, whole genome shotgun sequence genome encodes the following:
- the LOC135197932 gene encoding spore coat protein SP65-like, which yields MLLLLLLLLILLHTAIANATTTTATTTSTATTTTTTTTTTIANTTTVIATTITADAAATTATANTTTTTATTITPDSPCVLEFLLAPKSGLPYIPIESQYRGELKTVDNL from the exons atgctgctgctactactactattgctaaTATTACTACATACTGCTATTGCTAATGCTACTACAaccactgctactactacttctactgctactactactactactactactactactactattgctaaTACCACTACTGTTATTGCTACCACTATtactgctgatgctgctgctactactgctactgctaatactactactactactgctactactattactcctgat TCCCCCTGTGTGCTGGAATTCCTGCTGGCACCCAAGTCTGGTCTCCCTTACATACCAATCGAGAGCCAATATCGCGGGGAGCTGAAGACTGTTGATAACCTGTGA